In Opitutus sp., one genomic interval encodes:
- the ltrA gene encoding group II intron reverse transcriptase/maturase gives MSSVTETTDESSRYLNGEACKDRKRQSRKDVGPKSLISDQHVGGVSGGGGVGKVVRLSGETCGGGASCDASTTGTSAAKPRKAGRAVAGVGDLHSSDDLADIKTAGERREGTCSHASQSGKGPDDGWGDELWIKTSPKVRKLQRVLYRKAKAEPHWRFYSLYGELYRQDILSDALDQVIANDGVPGVDGFEVETLAKNEAYRAAWLLALAEEMRTKTYRPSPVLRVYIWKDQARTKRRALGIPTVKDRVVQSAAVIVLQPILEADFHDHSYAYRPKRRTHQAMDKVKEAMLSGKVEVVDADLSSYFDMIPHRELLQLVAKRVSDGSVLRLIKTWLRAPIVEEDRDTGCRKVSANRCGTPQGGVISPLLANLYLNDLDHAVNEKCEQKPTMVRYADDLLILCKPGQGAGLQTRLKRWLEARKLKLNEEKTRLVDTRKEGFEFLGFSVAWRQGMKSKRRYPHVEPSAKSLAKLRDKVRMELDVRTRNQPAVAVVRKVNQITRGWATAFHYGNSTHVFSNQQAFVRNRLRRWLWRKYSRTHGLFEFFTDDRLHGQYKLWHWPLTAAWKQ, from the coding sequence ATGAGCTCCGTTACCGAAACAACCGACGAGTCCAGCCGCTACCTGAACGGTGAAGCCTGCAAGGATCGGAAAAGGCAGTCTCGCAAAGACGTAGGACCTAAATCGTTGATTTCCGATCAACACGTCGGCGGAGTCAGCGGGGGCGGCGGGGTGGGAAAGGTCGTTAGGTTAAGTGGTGAGACCTGCGGCGGTGGGGCGTCTTGCGATGCCTCAACCACCGGCACAAGCGCGGCAAAACCTCGTAAGGCCGGACGGGCCGTGGCAGGAGTCGGAGACCTCCATAGTAGTGATGATCTAGCGGACATTAAAACCGCCGGGGAGCGAAGGGAGGGCACTTGTTCCCACGCATCACAGAGCGGCAAAGGACCCGACGATGGCTGGGGTGATGAACTCTGGATAAAAACGTCACCGAAGGTTCGGAAGCTGCAACGTGTGCTATATCGGAAAGCAAAAGCGGAGCCGCATTGGCGGTTCTATAGTTTGTATGGAGAGCTGTATCGGCAGGACATTCTGTCGGATGCGCTCGATCAGGTGATCGCCAATGACGGCGTGCCGGGAGTGGACGGGTTCGAGGTGGAAACGCTCGCAAAGAACGAAGCCTATCGGGCGGCATGGCTGCTTGCGCTGGCGGAGGAAATGCGAACGAAAACCTACCGACCCAGTCCGGTCCTGCGCGTCTATATATGGAAGGATCAGGCCAGGACCAAACGTCGTGCGCTGGGCATCCCTACGGTGAAAGACCGGGTGGTGCAAAGCGCGGCGGTGATCGTGTTGCAGCCAATCCTAGAGGCGGACTTCCATGACCATTCCTACGCCTACCGGCCGAAACGTCGGACCCATCAGGCGATGGATAAGGTCAAGGAAGCCATGCTGAGCGGAAAGGTGGAGGTGGTGGACGCGGATTTATCGAGCTACTTCGATATGATCCCGCACCGCGAACTCCTGCAATTGGTGGCCAAACGGGTGAGCGATGGGAGCGTGTTGCGTTTAATAAAAACGTGGCTGCGCGCACCCATCGTGGAAGAGGACCGGGACACGGGGTGCCGCAAGGTGAGCGCGAACCGGTGTGGCACGCCACAAGGCGGAGTTATATCGCCTCTGCTGGCGAACCTCTACCTCAACGACCTCGATCATGCGGTGAATGAGAAGTGCGAACAAAAGCCGACGATGGTGCGTTACGCCGACGACCTCCTGATCCTGTGCAAACCGGGTCAAGGGGCGGGGCTGCAAACGCGACTGAAACGGTGGCTGGAGGCACGTAAGTTAAAGCTCAACGAAGAGAAAACCCGACTGGTGGATACACGAAAGGAAGGCTTTGAGTTCCTCGGTTTTTCCGTCGCATGGCGGCAAGGCATGAAGAGCAAACGAAGGTATCCGCACGTGGAACCCAGTGCGAAAAGTCTGGCCAAGTTACGCGACAAAGTGCGGATGGAGCTAGATGTGCGAACGCGCAACCAACCGGCGGTGGCGGTGGTCCGCAAGGTCAACCAAATCACTCGCGGTTGGGCGACGGCGTTTCATTACGGCAACAGCACGCACGTGTTTAGTAACCAGCAGGCTTTTGTGCGCAACCGGTTGCGGCGGTGGCTGTGGCGAAAGTATAGCCGCACCCACGGACTCTTCGAGTTCTTCACCGACGACCGTTTGCATGGTCAATACAAACTATGGCACTGGCCGCTTACGGCGGCTTGGAAGCAATGA
- a CDS encoding DUF748 domain-containing protein, with the protein MSLPKPASAIVSAKKSRLRPRLRRAAIALGVVIGLVLFTFFGLPPIIRAQAVKHLSAALHREVTIERIRLNPFTLSVAVEGLQIKDRDGAPFTAWKRLFVDFDGFSLFGSEWHFEEITLDGFSQRVAIAKDGSFNFADLIPPAAEPVAAAPAAATKPPRPLRISQLNVSAAALAFTDASRARPFATAVGPLSFTLQNFVTAGHPKAPYAFSASTEAGETFAWKGTLSIDPVRSTGEFSVGQLSLKKYAPYYAELINADLLDGVLDVSGRYVFDLTEGARQLALSKGAIKLSRFQLAARGATTPLIDLPSFAIEGLNADGLKPSATIARIALIGGHIAVVRETNGSINLLNLLAASAPLPAATTTTPAAATASIPATPTALPDVKLGELSLSGMAIDIEDRIPSSPAKNGLSRLDISVKNFSLSEAAAPVQVKFSALTVQGGVIDVAGSAVREPLAADLALKITALPLAAATPYIEPMLNLRIAGGTLSVEGNARLNGTVATFKGDVAVDKFATVDGAQGEDFVTFNQFAILGIDATSSPLAAHIREILLDTPSARLVINADKTTNLASILRRETAPASAPDAVPAATQPGVAVSPTAAAPTTPHAAPTTATPAEAGPVWSLAKFTLKNGSVTVADRSIKPSARLSLDHFSGTISGLSSVDLQRADVDIRGQINNTGSVAFTGKLDAKAATLAPGALTELFIDVKHVDLSPISPYVGTYAGYELARSGLTVDVKARLTQRTITSSNVVTLNQFTFGPATQSPEATSLPVRLGVALLKDIDGNIIIDLPIQGSLDDPEFKIGRVVLRVIVNLLMKAATSPFSLIGAAFGGGGDELAYQDFSPGAALPLEAELKKTDTLRKALKGRPALNLDITGSYDATADLAAVREQRLNQQVRFRLWEELRVKNPQTPPPAEIVVSPEDEARIIGLFLTERAATTPQLAATATPATEIPAVKSPVPVKAKAARVVPYDRDQARVRKPSPTPVKTIVLAPSTGAATAPGATAAPTLAEARLALAAAIPVSDDDLRQLAESRAQQVRDALLVGGEIDAGRLFLSPPAPEGKGAKVFLQLR; encoded by the coding sequence ATGTCCTTGCCCAAGCCTGCCTCCGCCATCGTTTCCGCCAAAAAATCGCGCCTACGCCCCCGCCTGCGCCGCGCAGCGATCGCACTTGGCGTGGTGATCGGCCTCGTGTTGTTCACCTTTTTCGGCCTGCCGCCCATCATCCGCGCCCAGGCCGTCAAACACCTCTCCGCCGCGCTCCACCGCGAAGTCACCATCGAGCGCATTCGCCTCAATCCCTTCACCCTCTCGGTTGCCGTCGAGGGCTTGCAGATAAAGGACCGCGACGGCGCGCCGTTTACCGCATGGAAACGCCTGTTCGTTGATTTCGACGGCTTTTCGCTCTTCGGCAGCGAGTGGCATTTTGAGGAAATCACCCTCGACGGTTTCTCTCAGCGCGTGGCCATCGCCAAGGACGGTTCATTCAACTTTGCCGACCTGATCCCGCCCGCAGCCGAACCCGTTGCCGCCGCACCCGCCGCCGCCACCAAACCGCCCCGCCCCCTGCGTATCAGCCAACTCAACGTGTCGGCCGCCGCTTTGGCGTTCACCGATGCCAGCCGCGCCCGCCCCTTCGCAACCGCAGTCGGCCCGCTCAGTTTCACCCTGCAAAACTTCGTCACCGCCGGTCACCCCAAGGCCCCGTATGCGTTTAGCGCTTCCACCGAAGCCGGCGAAACCTTCGCCTGGAAAGGCACCCTCTCCATCGACCCCGTGCGCTCCACCGGCGAGTTCAGCGTCGGCCAGCTTTCCCTCAAAAAATACGCACCCTACTACGCCGAACTCATCAATGCCGATCTGCTCGACGGCGTGCTCGATGTCAGCGGCCGCTACGTTTTCGATCTGACCGAAGGCGCGCGCCAACTCGCACTCTCCAAGGGCGCCATAAAACTCTCGCGCTTCCAACTCGCAGCGCGCGGGGCAACCACGCCGCTCATCGATCTGCCCTCGTTTGCCATCGAGGGGCTCAACGCCGATGGCCTCAAGCCGTCCGCCACCATCGCCCGCATCGCTCTCATTGGCGGCCATATCGCCGTGGTGCGCGAAACCAACGGCTCCATTAACTTGCTCAACCTGCTCGCCGCTTCCGCGCCCCTTCCCGCTGCAACGACGACCACTCCTGCCGCAGCCACAGCCTCCATTCCCGCCACGCCCACAGCGCTGCCCGACGTCAAACTCGGCGAGTTATCCCTCTCCGGCATGGCCATCGATATCGAAGACCGCATTCCGTCCTCCCCCGCCAAAAACGGCCTCAGCCGACTCGATATCTCGGTTAAAAACTTCTCGTTGTCCGAGGCCGCAGCACCCGTTCAGGTAAAATTCTCCGCGCTCACCGTGCAGGGCGGGGTGATCGACGTCGCAGGTTCGGCGGTGCGCGAACCGCTGGCCGCCGACCTCGCTCTAAAAATCACCGCGCTGCCCCTTGCTGCGGCCACGCCCTATATCGAGCCGATGCTCAACTTACGTATCGCCGGCGGCACACTCTCCGTCGAGGGCAATGCCCGTCTCAACGGCACCGTCGCCACGTTCAAGGGCGATGTGGCGGTGGACAAATTCGCCACCGTCGATGGTGCGCAGGGCGAGGACTTCGTCACCTTTAACCAGTTCGCCATTCTGGGGATCGACGCCACGTCGTCGCCGCTCGCCGCCCACATCCGCGAAATTTTACTCGATACCCCCTCCGCCCGTTTGGTGATCAACGCCGACAAAACCACCAACCTCGCCAGTATCCTGCGCCGCGAAACCGCCCCGGCCTCCGCACCCGATGCGGTGCCCGCCGCGACTCAACCTGGGGTCGCCGTATCGCCTACCGCCGCAGCGCCAACTACGCCGCACGCCGCGCCGACCACCGCCACCCCGGCCGAGGCCGGCCCGGTCTGGTCGCTCGCCAAGTTCACCTTGAAAAACGGCTCGGTCACCGTGGCCGATCGCTCGATCAAGCCCTCGGCCCGCCTCTCGCTCGACCATTTCTCCGGCACCATCTCCGGACTGTCTTCGGTCGACCTTCAACGTGCCGACGTCGACATCCGCGGTCAGATCAACAACACCGGCTCGGTCGCCTTCACCGGAAAACTTGACGCCAAGGCGGCCACGCTCGCCCCCGGCGCGCTGACCGAATTGTTCATCGACGTGAAGCACGTCGACCTGTCGCCGATTTCCCCCTACGTCGGCACCTATGCTGGTTACGAGTTGGCGCGCAGCGGACTGACCGTCGACGTGAAGGCCCGCCTGACCCAGCGTACGATCACCAGCAGCAACGTGGTCACGCTTAACCAGTTCACCTTTGGCCCGGCGACGCAAAGCCCGGAGGCAACCAGCCTGCCTGTGCGCCTCGGCGTGGCGCTGCTCAAGGACATCGACGGCAACATCATTATCGATCTGCCGATCCAGGGCAGCCTCGACGACCCCGAGTTCAAAATCGGCCGCGTGGTGCTGCGTGTGATCGTGAACCTCCTGATGAAAGCGGCGACCTCACCGTTCTCGCTTATCGGAGCGGCGTTCGGCGGCGGCGGCGACGAATTGGCCTATCAGGATTTTTCTCCGGGTGCCGCCCTGCCGCTCGAAGCCGAGCTCAAGAAAACCGACACGCTGCGCAAGGCCCTCAAAGGACGTCCCGCGCTCAACCTTGATATCACCGGCAGCTACGACGCCACCGCCGACCTCGCGGCCGTTCGCGAACAGCGGCTCAACCAACAGGTGCGTTTTCGTCTCTGGGAGGAGTTGCGCGTCAAAAACCCGCAAACTCCGCCGCCCGCCGAAATCGTGGTTTCGCCGGAAGATGAAGCGCGGATCATCGGCCTGTTCCTCACTGAACGCGCCGCCACGACGCCCCAGCTCGCCGCAACCGCGACCCCGGCAACAGAAATTCCCGCCGTAAAATCGCCGGTGCCCGTCAAGGCGAAGGCCGCCCGTGTGGTTCCCTATGATCGAGACCAAGCCAGGGTGCGCAAACCCAGTCCCACCCCCGTCAAAACGATCGTGCTCGCTCCATCCACAGGGGCCGCCACCGCACCGGGGGCAACCGCTGCACCGACCCTGGCCGAGGCACGCCTTGCGCTCGCCGCCGCCATTCCGGTGTCCGACGACGACCTGCGCCAACTCGCCGAAAGCCGCGCGCAACAGGTCCGCGACGCCCTTTTAGTTGGAGGCGAGATCGACGCCGGCCGCCTGTTCCTGAGCCCGCCCGCCCCCGAAGGCAAAGGCGCGAAGGTGTTCCTGCAACTGCGGTAA
- a CDS encoding YkgJ family cysteine cluster protein, producing MNCRAECGACCIAPSITSPIPGMPNGKKAGERCVQLLPDLRCAIFGKPERPAFCASLRPSQEMCGASTAEAFAGLTALELATRP from the coding sequence ATGAACTGCCGAGCCGAGTGCGGGGCGTGTTGTATAGCGCCGTCGATCACCTCGCCGATCCCCGGCATGCCGAACGGGAAAAAGGCCGGTGAGCGGTGCGTGCAGTTATTGCCCGACCTGCGGTGCGCGATCTTTGGCAAACCGGAGCGCCCCGCCTTTTGCGCCAGCCTGCGACCGTCGCAGGAGATGTGCGGCGCCAGCACGGCAGAGGCGTTCGCCGGGTTAACCGCGCTCGAACTCGCCACGCGGCCCTGA
- a CDS encoding tyrosine-type recombinase/integrase, whose product MSKPALLPPPPEPVLTRWWAPFADFLEKERRYSAYTLRNYRQAFDDFYRWLRAAGLWDAGFDQLGTRNTRDFVIEAQNRFDRRTLHNHVSGLRAFFKFWLLRGQVARNPFLGVPLPKLVKRLPQFLTETQMTLLLTGPQRLLENQSLDAFTAWRDRLTMELLYGGGLRVSELVALDYGQIDFSSGVARVLGKGKKERLCPLGRLAMAVLGKWKTDFARDSGPAAPVLVNAKHERLPVRQVQLLLKRYLALADLPLELTPHKLRHSYATHLLNAGADLRLVQELLGHVSLNTTQVYTHVSVARLRDIYAKAHPRA is encoded by the coding sequence ATGTCGAAGCCCGCCTTGCTACCGCCGCCACCTGAGCCGGTGCTCACGCGCTGGTGGGCGCCGTTTGCGGATTTCCTCGAAAAGGAGCGCCGCTATTCGGCGTACACGCTGCGCAACTACCGGCAGGCGTTCGACGACTTCTACCGCTGGCTGCGCGCCGCCGGCCTGTGGGACGCAGGGTTCGACCAACTCGGCACGCGCAACACCCGCGACTTTGTCATCGAGGCGCAGAACCGTTTCGACCGCCGCACGCTGCACAACCACGTCTCCGGCCTGCGCGCGTTTTTCAAGTTCTGGCTGCTGCGCGGGCAAGTGGCGCGCAATCCCTTCCTGGGCGTGCCGCTGCCAAAACTGGTGAAACGCCTGCCGCAGTTTCTCACCGAGACGCAGATGACGCTGCTCTTAACCGGCCCGCAGCGCCTGCTGGAAAACCAGTCGCTAGATGCATTCACCGCCTGGCGCGACCGCCTGACGATGGAGTTGCTCTACGGCGGCGGGTTGCGCGTGAGCGAATTGGTCGCGCTCGACTACGGGCAGATTGATTTCAGCAGCGGCGTGGCCCGGGTGCTCGGCAAAGGCAAAAAAGAACGCCTGTGCCCGCTCGGCCGGTTGGCGATGGCGGTGCTGGGGAAATGGAAAACCGACTTCGCCCGCGACAGCGGACCGGCGGCACCGGTGCTGGTTAACGCCAAACACGAGCGCCTGCCGGTGCGCCAGGTGCAGTTGTTGTTAAAGCGCTACCTGGCGCTGGCCGACCTGCCGCTGGAGCTCACGCCGCACAAGTTGCGGCACAGTTACGCGACACACCTCCTCAACGCCGGAGCCGACCTACGCCTGGTGCAAGAGCTGCTCGGTCACGTGAGCCTGAATACGACGCAAGTTTACACCCACGTGAGCGTGGCTCGGCTGCGCGACATTTACGCCAAAGCGCATCCGCGGGCGTGA
- a CDS encoding MazG family protein gives MSALADLRKTIAALRAPGGCPWDQEQTHASLTRCLIDEVSELLDTIDRLDFSHMREELGDVLMQVVFHAQLAEEAGLFDLEAVAAEANEKLVRRHPHVFGTGDKIGTAEDVIVKWEQIKALEKKNGPVQSGVFKDLPPRLPALMFAETVWKQIQKKSLPADAAVDLAQVQALGAQLDEATLGKMLFELTAAARVKGLDPEGALRLHATQVMRDVEARLATAAT, from the coding sequence ATGAGTGCTCTTGCCGACCTTCGTAAAACCATCGCCGCCTTACGCGCGCCTGGCGGCTGTCCCTGGGATCAGGAACAAACACACGCCTCCCTCACGCGCTGTCTCATCGACGAAGTCAGCGAACTGCTCGACACCATCGACCGCCTTGATTTTTCCCACATGCGCGAGGAGCTCGGCGACGTGCTCATGCAGGTGGTTTTCCATGCGCAACTCGCCGAGGAGGCCGGCCTGTTTGACCTCGAGGCGGTCGCGGCCGAGGCCAACGAAAAACTGGTGCGCCGCCACCCGCACGTGTTCGGCACCGGCGACAAAATCGGCACCGCCGAGGACGTCATCGTGAAGTGGGAGCAAATCAAGGCCCTCGAAAAGAAGAACGGCCCGGTTCAGTCGGGCGTGTTTAAAGACCTGCCGCCCCGCCTGCCCGCCCTGATGTTCGCCGAAACCGTGTGGAAGCAGATTCAAAAAAAGAGCCTGCCCGCCGACGCCGCAGTCGATCTCGCCCAAGTTCAGGCGCTCGGCGCGCAACTCGACGAGGCCACCTTGGGCAAAATGCTCTTCGAGCTGACCGCCGCCGCGCGCGTCAAAGGCCTCGATCCCGAAGGGGCGCTGCGGCTCCACGCCACCCAAGTCATGCGCGATGTCGAAGCCCGCCTTGCTACCGCCGCCACCTGA
- the trpC gene encoding indole-3-glycerol phosphate synthase TrpC produces the protein MSDKLTEIMAWKRQEIASLIREVSLPELAAFNAMAPKPPSFAAALRRDDGKLAVIAEIKRRSPSAGAIATGIAAADQAVNYRAAGASALSILTDEKFFGGTLEDLSSVTTFFRENRPAIPCLRKDFMVHPIQVLQAREAGASAILIIVRALNDDEIAKLFEAAKFAGLDTLFEIHNESELERAVKHGAKIIGVNNRDLAIFKCDLGLSERLIPLFPKHVIAVSESGIFTGADAARVQAAGAHAILCGEALMKAPDTAALISEFRNR, from the coding sequence ATGTCCGACAAACTCACCGAGATCATGGCCTGGAAGCGTCAAGAAATCGCCTCGCTCATCCGCGAGGTTTCGCTGCCCGAGCTGGCCGCGTTCAATGCCATGGCGCCCAAGCCGCCGTCGTTTGCTGCCGCCTTGCGCCGCGACGACGGGAAACTGGCGGTGATCGCCGAAATCAAGCGCCGCTCACCGTCCGCCGGTGCCATCGCCACTGGCATTGCCGCGGCCGATCAAGCGGTTAACTACCGCGCGGCCGGCGCCAGCGCGCTGTCCATTCTCACCGACGAGAAATTTTTCGGCGGCACGCTCGAAGACCTGAGCTCCGTCACCACGTTTTTCCGCGAGAACCGCCCGGCCATCCCGTGCCTGCGCAAAGACTTCATGGTGCACCCGATACAGGTGCTGCAGGCGCGCGAAGCCGGTGCCAGCGCGATCCTCATCATCGTGCGTGCTCTCAACGACGACGAAATCGCCAAGTTGTTCGAAGCCGCCAAGTTCGCCGGTCTCGATACGCTCTTCGAGATCCACAACGAGTCCGAACTGGAGCGCGCCGTAAAGCACGGCGCCAAAATCATCGGCGTGAACAACCGCGACCTCGCCATTTTCAAGTGTGATCTCGGCTTGAGCGAGCGACTCATCCCGTTGTTTCCCAAGCACGTGATCGCCGTGAGCGAGAGCGGCATTTTCACCGGGGCCGATGCGGCCCGCGTGCAAGCCGCCGGTGCCCACGCCATCCTTTGCGGCGAGGCCCTCATGAAGGCGCCCGACACCGCCGCCCTCATCAGCGAGTTCAGAAATCGCTGA
- the rsmA gene encoding ribosomal RNA small subunit methyltransferase A, with amino-acid sequence MPLSPSATRDLLGQLGHFPKRALGQNFLVDGNIVNKSLELAGVRAGDTVVEIGPGLGTLTIALLEAGADLWAVEFDRHLHAYLESTLGPRFPGKFHLLEGDAVEHPLAALPADRAAAGFKVVANLPYAISTPWMDAVFSGPLPTNLVLMLQQEAAQRYAASPGTKLFGAISIFLQSAYDIAPGHKVAAACFHPRPDIESYLLNLVRKPVPFVFAPEVKLLIRSCFQQRRKQLGALLRDKLPDGGQAWFAVLAAGGYSPQSRAEEVPVALWQKLTIPAPVAG; translated from the coding sequence ATGCCCCTCTCTCCTTCAGCCACCCGCGACCTGCTCGGCCAACTCGGCCACTTTCCCAAGCGCGCCCTTGGGCAAAACTTTCTCGTTGATGGTAATATCGTTAACAAATCCCTCGAACTGGCCGGTGTGCGCGCGGGCGACACTGTCGTCGAGATCGGGCCCGGCCTGGGCACTTTAACCATCGCCCTGCTCGAAGCGGGCGCCGACCTGTGGGCGGTCGAATTCGACCGTCACCTCCACGCCTACCTGGAGTCCACGCTCGGGCCGCGTTTCCCAGGTAAATTCCATTTGCTCGAAGGCGATGCGGTCGAACACCCGCTGGCGGCCCTGCCCGCCGACCGCGCCGCCGCCGGCTTCAAAGTCGTGGCCAACCTGCCTTACGCCATTTCCACACCGTGGATGGACGCCGTGTTTTCCGGACCGTTGCCAACGAATCTCGTGCTCATGCTCCAGCAGGAAGCCGCGCAACGTTACGCCGCTTCCCCCGGCACCAAGCTCTTCGGCGCGATTTCGATTTTTCTGCAATCCGCCTACGACATTGCCCCTGGCCACAAGGTCGCGGCGGCGTGTTTCCATCCCCGGCCCGACATCGAGTCGTACCTGCTCAACCTGGTGCGCAAGCCCGTGCCCTTTGTTTTCGCACCTGAGGTTAAGCTCCTCATTCGTTCCTGCTTTCAGCAGCGCCGCAAACAGCTTGGAGCGCTCCTGCGCGACAAACTTCCCGACGGCGGTCAGGCCTGGTTTGCGGTGTTGGCCGCCGGCGGCTACAGCCCGCAAAGCCGCGCCGAAGAAGTCCCCGTGGCACTCTGGCAGAAGTTAACCATCCCGGCCCCCGTTGCCGGCTGA
- a CDS encoding Uma2 family endonuclease, which produces MADPYEEVLDGRPLIRGPINGPHELLCDRLHAWVAQNLPHNSALQLLRRRSLVKLRPDTEIRPDLALIRRNDPRLYLAVEVLQNSDRHPDTVIKKNILASCLVPRLWIVDGRYQNIELYVTNGGRFRLEAILTDNDLLSDAALSGARYLLSDLFARRTI; this is translated from the coding sequence ATGGCCGATCCCTATGAAGAAGTTCTCGACGGTCGCCCCCTGATTCGCGGGCCAATAAACGGCCCGCATGAGCTGCTCTGCGACCGCCTCCACGCCTGGGTGGCGCAAAACCTCCCCCACAACTCCGCGCTCCAACTCCTGCGCCGTCGTTCGCTGGTTAAACTCCGCCCCGATACGGAAATCCGCCCGGATCTTGCGCTCATTCGGCGCAACGACCCACGCCTCTACCTGGCCGTCGAGGTCCTGCAGAACAGTGACCGACATCCGGATACGGTAATCAAAAAAAACATCCTCGCGTCCTGCTTGGTGCCGCGGCTGTGGATCGTCGACGGCCGCTATCAAAACATAGAGCTCTACGTCACCAACGGCGGGCGCTTCCGCCTGGAGGCGATTCTTACCGACAACGATCTGCTCAGCGACGCAGCCCTCAGCGGCGCGCGTTACCTGCTCTCCGACCTGTTCGCCCGCCGCACGATTTGA
- a CDS encoding transcription elongation factor: MQKSAVRDAIVAQLQRELDLQSRAANEAREEATSEESKSEGKYDMRGQEAAYLAEGQARQAAEIVEALTLYHGLDLAAWPAGAPAGIGAFITLEARGRPHYYFLGPRNGGLEAEVDNVAFTVVTPASPLGRQLVGQRVGATVQLPGRAGPVSHKIVALA, translated from the coding sequence ATGCAGAAGTCCGCCGTCCGCGACGCGATCGTCGCCCAACTCCAGCGCGAGCTCGATCTCCAGTCGCGCGCCGCCAACGAAGCCCGCGAGGAGGCCACCAGCGAGGAGAGTAAATCCGAGGGCAAATACGACATGCGCGGCCAGGAGGCAGCCTATCTGGCCGAGGGCCAAGCCCGCCAAGCCGCCGAGATCGTCGAAGCCCTCACACTTTACCACGGGCTCGATCTGGCCGCCTGGCCCGCAGGTGCGCCCGCCGGAATCGGGGCCTTCATCACCCTAGAGGCCCGCGGTCGGCCCCACTATTATTTCCTCGGCCCGCGCAATGGTGGCCTGGAGGCCGAAGTGGACAATGTGGCCTTCACCGTGGTCACGCCGGCCTCGCCGCTGGGGCGCCAATTGGTGGGGCAACGCGTGGGAGCGACCGTGCAATTACCCGGCCGCGCCGGCCCCGTCAGCCACAAGATCGTCGCGCTGGCCTAA